The Solibacillus sp. FSL R7-0682 genome has a window encoding:
- the ligD gene encoding non-homologous end-joining DNA ligase, whose protein sequence is EQLIAYLVSVAPRLLPFVKNRLLTTIRYPHGYIGKEFFYQKNKPDYAPSFVNSFTKDEIDYILCNDLSTLVWLGNQLALEYHTPFETIGSDHPVDIVFDLDPPDETHFLLAVDAAQKLSKIFEELNIIGFPKLTGGKGIQVHIPIMHHHFSYEDTRLFTSFIASYLVEKNPDLFTTERMKKNRGKKLYIDYIQHAEGKTMIAPYSPRGREGAIVAAPLYWDEVNKQLQRENFSLDNIRKYRLTDCCPMATFFETKNDTIAKIIDSLKG, encoded by the coding sequence AGAGCAGCTCATTGCTTATCTTGTTTCCGTCGCTCCACGGTTGTTACCGTTTGTGAAGAATAGATTGTTAACAACCATTCGCTATCCACATGGCTATATCGGGAAAGAATTTTTCTATCAGAAGAATAAACCTGATTATGCACCGTCATTTGTGAATTCTTTTACAAAAGACGAAATCGACTATATCCTTTGTAATGATTTATCTACCCTTGTTTGGCTAGGTAATCAATTAGCACTAGAGTATCATACCCCTTTTGAAACAATTGGCAGCGACCATCCGGTAGATATTGTGTTCGACCTTGACCCACCAGATGAAACACACTTTCTACTAGCTGTTGATGCTGCACAGAAACTAAGTAAGATTTTCGAAGAATTAAATATTATCGGCTTCCCAAAATTAACTGGAGGTAAGGGTATACAAGTACATATCCCAATTATGCATCATCATTTTTCTTATGAAGATACCCGACTGTTTACTTCGTTCATAGCATCCTATTTAGTTGAGAAAAACCCAGATTTATTTACGACAGAAAGAATGAAAAAGAATCGCGGGAAAAAGTTATATATCGATTATATACAGCATGCAGAAGGAAAAACGATGATTGCTCCTTACTCTCCTAGAGGCAGAGAAGGTGCGATAGTAGCAGCCCCTCTCTATTGGGATGAAGTAAATAAACAACTGCAGCGGGAGAATTTTTCACTAGACAACATTCGCAAGTATCGTTTAACTGATTGCTGTCCAATGGCAACCTTTTTCGAAACAAAAAATGACACGATTGCAAAAATTATAGATTCATTAAAAGGATAA